One Octopus sinensis linkage group LG21, ASM634580v1, whole genome shotgun sequence DNA segment encodes these proteins:
- the LOC115222945 gene encoding mitochondrial transcription rescue factor 1-like, with product MTHVVRSVRLLKRDFVPRLGLHTPLTEVRCQRTASTSSFRPVLPLTTTRQHSHNPVAGGALPTRELNPLRTFYNGPNQPSGCWFRPVAPGVLLRDLNSLVVIQRRHKRKLKRGRRKETQEHSDDEEEEEEEEEYEEEDYSLPLNYKQLQVHAKSARTDHMLSSGLNISRNQIDQYFYSSKLRLNNEKLLKKGKVMKEGDFADLITADISSDGVGDDADIKVKRVKVLKISEHKTQSDNLTILLRVWRTAFAPGVPEDS from the exons ATGACGCACGTTGTCCGCTCGGTCCGTCTTCTTAAAAGGGACTTTGTCCCTCGACTCGGCCTCCACACACCGTTAACTGAGGTCCGGTGCCAGAGGACAGCGTCGACGTCATCATTTCGTCCAGTCTTGCCACTGACCACGACCAGACAACACTCGCACAACCCTGTTGCCGGCGGCGCTCTACCCACCCGCGAATTGAACCCACTTCGTACGTTTTACAATGGCCCAAATCAACCCTCGGGGTGTTGGTTTAGGCCTGTGGCTCCGGGTGTCCTGCTCCGGGACTTGAACAGTCTGGTTGTTATTCAACGACGACATAAGAGGAAATTGAAGAGAGGTCGAAGGAAGGAAACG CAAGAACAttctgatgatgaagaagaggaagaggaggaagaagagtacGAAGAGGAAGATTATTCtttaccattgaattacaaacaGCTACAGGTTCATGCCAAGTCTGCAAGAACTGACCACATGCTCAGTTCTGGACTAAACATATCTCGAAA CCAAATTGACCAATATTTCTACAGTAGTAAATTAAGACTGAACAATGAAAAACTGCTGAAGAAGGGTAAAGTT ATGAAGGAAGGCGACTTTGCTGATTTAATTACTGCAGACATTTCCAGCGATGGCGTTGGTGACGATGCTGATATCAAAGTGAAAAGAGTCAAAGTATTGAAGATATCAGAACATAAAACCCAAAGCGACAATCTCACCATTCTCCTGAGAGTGTGGCGCACTGCGTTTGCACCTGGCGTTCCTGAAGATTCCTAA
- the LOC115222938 gene encoding cell wall protein PRY3, whose amino-acid sequence MLPLKLQGLPVTSDPWGTQLGPSQLKENYSCPSPLEEGSLRAHNFYRARHGSSELTLSQMLSDSAKKWAEILSRMKYIHHSSRNIRGIRIGENIAVILSNKPVICSGEEVTAQWYSEVEQYNYEQGGDTSTCGHFSQIVWRSSRQMGIGQASTTDGHSIIVAHYYPAGNISGHYNTNVLPPFYPDGIPVINQTKPAIIRHSKQCQRSIPLTKDSSSSVIEIPARTSLNLSYGSPENLQSNSPESSCSVINTSARTLPINHTHQSPKSLPSNSTNSIIETSSRNLKHQSPKIFQSVTQTLAMFSKDCLETHNKYRHQHHSPPLQLSEQLSKLAQKWAESIAKESYISYSSQLYKGQQIGQNIVFRWTKQGTGFSGSEVTDLWYSQVKNFDFSHYKHRMDTGHFTQLVWKNSQYIGIGKAGNSVGAVAVVVFYFPAGNIQEELQENVFKTF is encoded by the exons ATGCTACCCCTGAAACTTCAAGGATTACCTGTGACCTCTGATCCCTGGGGTACACAACTGGGACCATCTCAACTTAAG GAGAATTATTCCTGTCCCAGTCCACTTGAAGAAGGGTCTCTGAGAGCCCACAATTTCTACAGAGCCAGGCATGGTTCCAGTGAGCTCACTTTGAGCCAAATGTTGTCAGACAGTGCCAAGAAATGGGCTGAGATTCTCTCCAGAATGAAATACATTCACCATAGTTCCAGGAATATTAGAGGCATCAGAATTGGAGAAAATATAGCGGTCATCCTCAGTAACAAACCAGTTATTTGCAGCg GGGAAGAGGTGACTGCCCAGTGGTACAGTGAAGTGGAACAATATAATTATGAACAGGGAGGAGATACAAGCACTTGTG GTCATTTCAGCCAAATTGTGTGGAGGTCAAGTAGACAAATGGGTATTGGTCAAGCGTCCACTACTGACGGTCATTCCATCATAGTTGCCCATTACTACCCAGCAGGAAACATCTCTGGTCATTACAACACCAATGTCTTACCTCCGTTTTACCCTG ATGGGATTCCTGTGATAAACCAGACCAAACCTGCCATAATCCGACACAGTAAACAATGTCAGAGATCAATTCCTCTG ACAAAAGATTCCAGCAGTTCTGTGATAGAGATCCCTGCCAGAACCTCACTCAACCTAAGTTATGGGTCACCAGAAAATCTTCAGTCAAACTCTCCAGAATCCAGTTGTTCTGTGATAAATACCTCTGCCAGAACCCTCCCCATCAACCACACACATCAATCACCAAAGAGTCTTCCATCTAATTCCACAAATTCCATAATTGAGACCTCCTCACGCAACCTCAAGCATCAATCACCAAAGATATTCCAGTCTGTCACACAAACGCTGGCCATGTTTTCCAAAGACTGTCTGGAAACTCACAACAAATACCGGCACCAGCACCACAGTCCCCCTCTGCAACTCTCAGAACAGTTGAGTAAACTGGCACAAAAGTGGGCCGAATCTATTGCCAAAGAGTCTTACATATCTTACAGTAGCCAGTTGTACAAAGGCCAACAAATTGGTCAAAATATTGTATTCAGATGGACAAAGCAAGGAACTGGCTTCTCag gtTCTGAAGTGACAGATCTTTGGTACAGCCAAGTGAAAAACTTTGATTTCTCTCATTACAAACACCGAATGGATACAG GTCACTTCACACAATTGGTTTGGAAAAACAGTCAATATATTGGAATTGGTAAAGCTGGAAATAGTGTTGGGGCAGTGGCTGTGGTGGTCTTTTATTTCCCAGCTGGAAACATTCAGGAAGAACTGCAAGAAAATGTCTTTAAAACATTCTAA